In Thermodesulfitimonas autotrophica, the following proteins share a genomic window:
- a CDS encoding ParA family protein — MSRVIAIANQKGGVAKTTTAVNLGACLAMLGRRTLVVDADPQGNASSGLGVSPAKVSRSLYDVLVGGVPLRAAVVRCPWVEQLDVVPANLSLAGAEVELVGVAGRESVLARGLAEVKSDYTFILIDCPPSLGLLTLNALTAADSVIIPIQCEYYALEGVGHLLNTIQLVKRRLNPRLEIEGVLLTMFNGRTNLSIQVAEEVKKHFRQKVYRTIIPRNVRLSEAPSHGMPVVVYDPRSRGAEVYFELAKEVMGGE, encoded by the coding sequence TTGAGCAGGGTAATCGCGATCGCCAACCAAAAGGGAGGCGTAGCGAAAACGACTACGGCCGTAAACCTCGGCGCCTGCCTTGCTATGCTGGGGCGAAGAACGCTTGTGGTTGACGCTGATCCGCAGGGAAACGCGTCGAGCGGACTGGGGGTTAGCCCGGCAAAGGTTTCGCGGTCGCTTTACGATGTGCTTGTTGGGGGGGTGCCGCTGCGCGCGGCGGTTGTGCGGTGCCCCTGGGTTGAACAGTTGGATGTGGTTCCGGCAAACCTGAGTCTTGCCGGCGCGGAGGTAGAACTGGTTGGTGTTGCCGGGCGGGAAAGCGTGTTGGCGCGGGGACTGGCCGAAGTGAAGAGTGATTACACCTTTATCCTGATCGACTGTCCCCCTTCGCTCGGGCTGTTGACGCTTAACGCGCTAACGGCAGCCGATTCGGTGATTATCCCGATCCAGTGCGAGTATTACGCGCTCGAAGGGGTGGGGCACCTGCTGAATACGATTCAGTTGGTGAAGAGACGGCTAAATCCGCGTTTGGAGATCGAAGGCGTTCTGTTGACGATGTTTAACGGGCGGACTAATTTGTCGATCCAGGTGGCGGAAGAAGTGAAGAAGCATTTTCGGCAGAAGGTATACCGGACCATCATTCCCCGGAACGTGCGGTTGAGCGAGGCGCCGAGCCACGGCATGCCAGTAGTGGTGTACGACCCGCGGAGCCGCGGCGCGGAGGTTTACTTCGAGCTAGCAAAGGAAGTGATGGGCGGTGAGTAA
- a CDS encoding ParB/RepB/Spo0J family partition protein gives MSKARGLGRGLDALIPVVTDAGEELREIEIERIRPNPRQAREVWDEEGLRELAASIREHGLLQPVVVRPVGDGYEIVAGERRWRACRMLGWEKILALVRSYDDEQTAVALLVENLQRADLNPLEEAAAYRRLMEEFGLTQEEIARRVGKSRAAVGNTLRLLALPAGVVALLRRGELSAGHARALLSLGDAGRQEELAQRVAAKGLSVRQVEELVRREQEAAAARETGSGGVALDEELAGAVAQIGAKLRAKVAVRPLRRGWRVELSFREREDLDRFFEKVCGQKVSRET, from the coding sequence GTGAGTAAGGCGCGCGGTCTCGGACGGGGTCTGGACGCGCTCATCCCGGTGGTAACGGATGCGGGCGAGGAGCTGCGCGAGATCGAGATCGAGAGGATCCGGCCTAATCCCCGGCAGGCGCGTGAGGTCTGGGATGAGGAGGGGCTCCGCGAACTGGCGGCTTCGATCCGGGAGCATGGTTTGTTACAACCGGTGGTGGTACGGCCGGTGGGCGACGGCTACGAGATTGTAGCGGGAGAAAGGCGTTGGCGGGCGTGCCGAATGCTGGGTTGGGAGAAGATTCTGGCGCTGGTGCGCAGCTATGATGACGAGCAGACGGCCGTGGCGCTGTTAGTGGAGAATTTGCAACGTGCGGACCTGAACCCGCTTGAGGAGGCGGCCGCCTACCGGCGGCTGATGGAAGAGTTCGGGTTGACGCAGGAAGAGATCGCCCGCCGCGTGGGGAAGAGCAGGGCGGCGGTGGGGAACACGTTACGTTTGCTGGCATTGCCGGCGGGGGTAGTGGCGCTGTTGCGGCGGGGCGAGTTAAGCGCCGGACACGCGCGCGCCCTGCTGTCTTTGGGCGATGCGGGGCGGCAGGAGGAGCTGGCGCAGCGGGTGGCGGCGAAGGGATTGTCGGTGCGGCAGGTAGAGGAGCTCGTGCGGCGGGAGCAGGAAGCGGCGGCGGCAAGAGAAACCGGAAGCGGGGGCGTGGCCCTGGACGAGGAACTGGCAGGAGCGGTTGCCCAGATCGGGGCGAAGTTGCGGGCGAAGGTGGCGGTGCGGCCGCTGCGGCGGGGGTGGCGGGTGGAACTCAGTTTTAGAGAGCGGGAGGACCTTGATCGTTTTTTTGAGAAGGTCTGCGGGCAAAAAGTTTCACGTGAAACCTGA
- a CDS encoding DUF4446 family protein has protein sequence MITGVFFLHYGLYIVAAAAFLGLLSCLLAISALVKLAGLYRANRLLLRLARDPAFIANIEQLAGDLENLSRRVDALSGEQEQLGRLLRKCARTPVLKRFTAFPDVGGDLSFSLALLDGEGNGVILTSLYGRDESRTYAKQVTAGAAVSRISSEEEEVLRAARQQS, from the coding sequence GTGATTACAGGGGTTTTCTTTCTCCACTACGGCCTCTATATCGTTGCCGCGGCGGCCTTTCTCGGACTTCTCTCCTGCCTGCTGGCCATCAGCGCCCTGGTTAAACTCGCTGGTCTTTACCGCGCTAACCGCCTTCTTTTACGGCTGGCCCGCGATCCGGCCTTTATCGCCAACATAGAGCAGCTAGCCGGTGATCTCGAAAACCTTTCCCGGCGGGTGGATGCTCTGAGCGGCGAACAGGAGCAACTTGGTCGTCTGCTGCGCAAATGCGCGCGGACACCCGTGCTCAAGCGTTTCACTGCCTTCCCCGACGTTGGCGGCGATCTCAGCTTCAGCCTCGCCCTCCTCGACGGCGAAGGCAACGGGGTGATCCTGACCAGTCTATACGGGCGGGACGAATCCAGGACCTATGCCAAGCAGGTAACGGCAGGAGCCGCGGTCAGCCGTATTTCGAGCGAGGAGGAAGAAGTGCTCCGGGCGGCGCGCCAGCAAAGTTAA
- a CDS encoding phosphoribosyltransferase: MFADRIDAGRRLAAHLAGRTYENGLVVAIPRGGVVVGAEIARALQLPLDIIIPRKIGAPHNPELAIGAVTQDGTAIFNEELLRHFHLPEEIRERLVAAAVAETSRRLQLYRHGKPQPSWRDRTIILTDDGIATGYTVLAALRSLRRADPKEIILAVPVAPPDTIEFLEPEVDELVCLLVPEVFLAVGQFYYHFDQTSDEEVIALLEELGPKAQ; the protein is encoded by the coding sequence ATGTTTGCCGACCGCATTGATGCCGGCCGCCGTCTTGCCGCCCACCTCGCCGGCAGGACATATGAGAACGGTCTCGTTGTGGCTATTCCTCGTGGCGGGGTCGTCGTCGGCGCTGAGATTGCCCGGGCCCTCCAACTGCCGCTCGATATCATCATCCCCCGCAAGATTGGAGCCCCCCATAACCCAGAGCTGGCTATCGGGGCGGTTACTCAGGACGGCACCGCGATTTTCAATGAAGAGTTGCTGCGCCATTTTCACCTTCCCGAGGAAATCAGGGAGCGGCTGGTTGCGGCGGCCGTTGCCGAAACCAGCCGCCGCCTGCAGCTTTACCGCCACGGCAAGCCCCAACCCTCCTGGCGTGACCGGACGATAATTCTTACCGATGACGGCATCGCGACCGGCTACACGGTACTCGCGGCGCTCCGCTCGCTCCGCCGGGCCGACCCGAAGGAAATCATCCTGGCGGTGCCGGTTGCCCCCCCAGACACCATAGAGTTTCTCGAACCCGAGGTCGATGAGTTGGTTTGTCTCCTCGTCCCGGAGGTTTTTCTCGCCGTCGGACAGTTCTATTACCACTTCGACCAGACGAGCGACGAAGAGGTAATCGCCCTTCTTGAAGAACTCGGTCCGAAAGCCCAGTAG
- a CDS encoding YkuS family protein translates to MVKVAVDEGLSGLRNLLTSEGFEVVHPENASGAVALVTNGLQENMLNMQEMTFRGPVIDARGKTPGEILAAVRAALERR, encoded by the coding sequence GTGGTTAAGGTTGCGGTTGACGAGGGCCTCTCAGGTCTGCGGAATCTTCTCACAAGCGAGGGCTTCGAGGTGGTTCACCCTGAAAACGCCTCCGGTGCGGTGGCGCTGGTGACCAACGGGCTCCAGGAGAACATGCTCAATATGCAGGAGATGACCTTCCGCGGCCCCGTGATCGACGCGCGGGGGAAAACACCGGGGGAGATCCTTGCGGCGGTGCGGGCGGCGCTGGAACGGCGCTAG
- the yyaC gene encoding spore protease YyaC, with product MEEFPAITHVTAESVPAKFRIHYEDPQAVALLAADIRERLSRCRAGSDAPKVLLCIGTDRSTGDSLGPLVGSKVVAAGGSYYYVYGTLAEPVHAANLKEKLGKIYRAHRNPLIIAVDASLGYLENVGQINVGTGPLLPGAGVNKSLPPVGHLHVTAVVNVGGFMEYLVLQNTRLSVVMRQAEVIAAAFLAVAAAEEKTRGALEWGTVRTRSR from the coding sequence ATGGAAGAATTTCCGGCCATTACCCACGTCACGGCAGAGTCAGTGCCGGCGAAATTCCGCATCCACTACGAGGATCCGCAAGCGGTGGCGCTACTCGCTGCGGATATTCGCGAGAGGCTATCGCGCTGCCGCGCGGGTAGCGACGCGCCGAAGGTACTCCTGTGCATAGGCACCGACCGTTCTACAGGGGATTCCTTGGGGCCCCTGGTAGGAAGCAAGGTCGTAGCGGCCGGGGGAAGCTACTATTACGTTTACGGCACGCTTGCGGAACCGGTACATGCCGCAAATCTCAAGGAGAAACTCGGCAAAATTTACCGTGCCCACCGTAATCCCCTCATCATTGCGGTAGACGCGTCCCTGGGCTATCTGGAGAACGTCGGGCAGATCAACGTGGGGACCGGGCCTTTGCTGCCCGGCGCCGGGGTAAACAAGTCGCTCCCGCCGGTTGGTCACCTGCACGTTACCGCCGTCGTTAATGTGGGCGGTTTTATGGAATATTTGGTCCTCCAAAACACTCGCCTCAGCGTGGTAATGCGCCAAGCGGAAGTAATCGCCGCGGCTTTTCTCGCCGTAGCGGCTGCTGAGGAGAAAACGCGCGGGGCATTGGAGTGGGGAACAGTCCGGACCAGGAGCCGGTGA
- a CDS encoding CvpA family protein: protein MNWLDIILLAVLAVAAYRGLKTGLLLSCVRLTGLVVAYFVATAYHRALADFLEAQWHLADLLAAWLSQFTGSGANVVMAGGGQVAVPATVFPAGSPLLPGGGTGLPGRAGLYPVARGIIGAVCFFALFALTERFWYLAGSRLTFFRRWFPFLPFDRLGGLLLGAAWGFLCGAVLVLLLLHAAEFYRVFKGPENFLGRTLVTSALMPYYKGLLRIMAAFLPGSWQHLVAGPC, encoded by the coding sequence GTGAACTGGCTTGACATCATACTCCTTGCTGTCCTGGCGGTGGCGGCTTACCGAGGTCTGAAAACAGGTCTTCTGTTGAGCTGCGTGCGCCTTACCGGGCTGGTGGTAGCGTATTTTGTGGCGACGGCGTACCACCGTGCACTCGCTGACTTTTTAGAGGCCCAATGGCATCTCGCCGACCTGCTGGCAGCCTGGCTCAGCCAGTTTACCGGCTCTGGCGCAAATGTGGTTATGGCTGGGGGAGGGCAGGTTGCGGTGCCTGCTACCGTTTTCCCAGCGGGTAGCCCGCTCCTTCCGGGGGGCGGCACCGGGCTGCCGGGGAGGGCGGGTTTATACCCGGTAGCCCGGGGCATAATCGGCGCGGTATGCTTTTTCGCCCTCTTTGCGCTTACGGAACGCTTTTGGTATCTCGCCGGCAGCCGGCTGACCTTTTTCCGGCGCTGGTTCCCCTTTCTCCCTTTCGACCGCCTGGGTGGCCTTTTGTTGGGTGCTGCCTGGGGCTTTCTATGTGGCGCGGTACTGGTGCTGCTCCTTCTTCATGCAGCCGAATTTTATCGCGTCTTTAAGGGCCCAGAAAACTTTCTGGGCCGCACGCTCGTCACCTCGGCCCTCATGCCGTACTATAAGGGGCTGCTTAGGATAATGGCGGCGTTTCTGCCAGGCTCCTGGCAACATCTGGTAGCGGGTCCGTGCTGA
- a CDS encoding DUF951 domain-containing protein — translation MFVLRTGDLVRLRKRHPCGSDTWEVLRTGVDVRLKCCGCGRIILIPREKLLRSLKGGKPLGGAE, via the coding sequence TTGTTTGTCCTGCGCACCGGTGATCTGGTTCGGCTCCGAAAGCGTCATCCCTGCGGCAGTGACACCTGGGAGGTTCTCCGCACCGGCGTCGACGTTCGCCTGAAGTGTTGCGGGTGCGGCCGCATCATCCTGATCCCGCGGGAAAAGCTGCTACGCAGCCTCAAAGGCGGCAAACCTCTTGGTGGGGCGGAGTAA
- the rpsF gene encoding 30S ribosomal protein S6, translating to MRQYETMYILRTGIDEEATEVAINRFKSIVEENGGAVDQIDRWGKRRLAYEIDKERDGYYVVMRFKAEPPVAKELDRVFKISGDVLRHIIIRED from the coding sequence GTGCGGCAGTACGAGACCATGTACATCTTACGGACCGGGATCGACGAAGAAGCGACGGAGGTTGCAATCAACCGGTTTAAGTCGATCGTTGAAGAGAACGGTGGCGCCGTCGACCAGATCGACCGGTGGGGTAAGCGCCGCCTCGCCTACGAGATCGACAAGGAGCGCGACGGTTACTACGTGGTGATGCGTTTCAAGGCCGAACCGCCGGTGGCGAAAGAGCTTGACCGCGTCTTCAAGATCTCGGGCGATGTGCTCCGCCACATCATTATTCGCGAAGATTAG
- a CDS encoding single-stranded DNA-binding protein → MLNRIILIGRLVRDPELRYTPSGTAVAGFTIAVDRPYAARQGERQTDFIDIVVWQKQAEVCHRNLTKGRLVAVEGRLQVRSYEDNQGIRRKAAEVVADTVRFLDRPREGEKAPEGAAPNQEGEFPEPFGQVVDFSEDDIPF, encoded by the coding sequence ATGCTGAACCGGATCATTTTAATCGGACGTCTGGTCCGCGACCCGGAACTCCGCTACACACCGAGCGGCACGGCCGTTGCGGGCTTCACCATCGCGGTGGACCGGCCTTATGCCGCAAGGCAGGGCGAGCGCCAGACGGATTTCATCGATATTGTCGTCTGGCAGAAACAGGCTGAAGTCTGCCACCGGAACCTGACCAAGGGTCGTCTGGTAGCCGTCGAAGGGCGGCTGCAGGTTCGTTCTTACGAGGATAACCAGGGCATCCGGCGGAAGGCTGCCGAGGTGGTGGCGGATACGGTGCGGTTCCTGGACCGGCCCCGTGAGGGGGAGAAGGCTCCGGAGGGCGCCGCCCCGAATCAAGAAGGAGAATTTCCAGAACCCTTCGGGCAGGTCGTTGATTTTTCCGAAGACGACATTCCATTTTGA
- the rpsR gene encoding 30S ribosomal protein S18, producing MSTQRNEGGWAMKRERGRNRRKKRICSFCVEKVPVVDYKDVARLKKYITERGKILPRRISGNCAHHQRMLTVAIKRARIMALLPFVSE from the coding sequence ATGAGCACTCAGCGCAACGAAGGAGGTTGGGCGATGAAACGGGAACGGGGGCGTAACCGGCGCAAGAAGCGTATCTGCAGCTTCTGCGTGGAAAAAGTCCCGGTGGTAGATTATAAGGACGTAGCCCGGCTGAAAAAGTATATCACCGAGCGCGGGAAAATCCTGCCGCGCCGGATTTCCGGTAACTGTGCGCATCACCAGCGGATGCTGACGGTGGCGATAAAGCGCGCGCGCATAATGGCGCTGCTTCCCTTTGTGAGCGAGTAG
- the rplI gene encoding 50S ribosomal protein L9: MQVVLLKDVPSLGKAGEVVSVAEGYARNYLIPRKLAEPVSPGKLEELQRVRQQREKKQAEMQRRAEKVAAALKDRTIPVRVKTGEGGRLFGAVTAKDIAGVLQRECGIAIDKKQVALPAPLKEIGTYPVTVRLAPGVSVTLQVAVLPE; the protein is encoded by the coding sequence GTGCAGGTCGTCCTCTTAAAAGACGTTCCTTCTCTAGGCAAGGCAGGCGAGGTGGTATCAGTGGCGGAAGGGTACGCCCGCAACTACCTGATACCGCGGAAGTTAGCGGAGCCTGTCTCGCCGGGAAAACTTGAGGAGTTGCAGCGGGTCCGCCAGCAACGGGAAAAAAAGCAGGCAGAAATGCAGCGGCGGGCGGAAAAGGTGGCCGCCGCGCTTAAAGACCGGACGATTCCGGTACGGGTGAAGACAGGCGAAGGAGGGCGCCTTTTTGGCGCCGTTACCGCAAAGGATATCGCCGGGGTGCTGCAGCGGGAATGCGGTATCGCGATCGACAAGAAGCAGGTCGCGCTTCCGGCACCGCTTAAAGAGATAGGCACCTACCCGGTAACCGTCAGGCTGGCGCCGGGTGTTAGCGTTACTCTGCAGGTGGCGGTGCTGCCAGAATAA
- the dnaB gene encoding replicative DNA helicase produces MATELLERQPPQNIDAEQAVLGAIFLDPEVIHRVIDLLRPDDFYQEPHRLIYEAMLALNDAGAPLDIITVTEELKRRGNLDRAGGASYVVALADAVPSPAHVEHYARLVAEKALLRTLIQAATRIRDMGYEYGSDPRQLLGEAERMIMELAQERGGSTFTPLAQILEQALRHIEEVYQARGEMLGLPTGFIDVDRLLSGLWPQDLIILAARPSMGKTSLALSIALNVAKRGIPVGFFSLEMSKEQLVQRLLTAEAKVDYRRVRTADLEEEDWQKLSEAAARIAQAAIFIDDTPGLSVREMRARARRLQAEHGLGLLVIDYLQLMQSHRRVENRQQEIADISRSLKGLAKELNIPVLALSQLSRAVEQRQDKRPVMSDLRESGALEQDADVIMFIYREEYYRPETEKKGIAEVIVAKQRNGPVGTVELAFLREFTCFVNLARDL; encoded by the coding sequence GTGGCTACAGAGCTCCTCGAACGGCAACCGCCCCAGAACATAGATGCAGAGCAGGCCGTCCTGGGGGCCATTTTCCTGGACCCGGAAGTAATTCACCGCGTTATCGATCTCCTCAGGCCCGACGATTTCTACCAGGAACCGCACCGGCTCATTTATGAGGCGATGCTGGCGCTCAACGACGCCGGGGCGCCGCTTGACATCATCACCGTTACCGAGGAGCTGAAGCGACGCGGCAACCTCGACCGGGCTGGTGGGGCCAGCTATGTAGTAGCCCTGGCCGATGCTGTTCCTTCGCCGGCGCACGTCGAACATTACGCCCGGCTCGTGGCCGAAAAAGCCCTCTTACGGACGCTTATCCAGGCGGCGACCCGTATCCGGGACATGGGTTACGAATACGGGTCTGACCCCCGCCAGCTCCTGGGCGAAGCGGAACGAATGATCATGGAACTCGCCCAGGAGCGGGGTGGCTCCACCTTTACCCCGTTAGCGCAGATACTGGAGCAGGCCCTGCGCCACATCGAAGAGGTTTACCAGGCGCGGGGTGAGATGCTTGGCCTGCCGACAGGATTCATCGACGTAGACCGTTTGCTCAGCGGCCTCTGGCCCCAGGACCTGATCATCCTGGCGGCCCGGCCGAGCATGGGGAAAACCTCGCTGGCGCTTTCCATAGCGTTGAACGTGGCCAAGCGGGGTATCCCGGTTGGCTTTTTCAGCCTCGAGATGTCTAAGGAGCAACTCGTCCAGCGGCTGCTTACCGCAGAGGCGAAAGTAGACTACCGGCGCGTGCGGACGGCGGATCTGGAAGAGGAAGACTGGCAGAAGCTGAGCGAAGCGGCGGCACGGATCGCGCAGGCGGCGATATTTATCGATGATACACCGGGCCTCAGCGTGCGCGAGATGCGCGCGCGGGCAAGGCGCTTGCAGGCAGAGCACGGCTTGGGCCTCCTTGTAATAGACTATCTCCAGCTGATGCAGTCGCACCGGCGTGTGGAGAACCGCCAACAGGAAATAGCGGACATCTCCCGGTCCCTCAAGGGGTTGGCTAAGGAACTCAATATCCCGGTACTCGCCCTCTCCCAGCTCAGTCGGGCGGTTGAGCAGCGGCAGGATAAAAGGCCCGTGATGTCCGACCTCCGGGAATCGGGAGCACTGGAACAGGATGCGGACGTAATCATGTTTATCTACCGGGAGGAATACTACCGCCCGGAGACGGAAAAGAAAGGGATTGCAGAGGTTATCGTGGCCAAGCAGCGCAATGGTCCCGTTGGAACGGTAGAGCTGGCTTTCCTGCGGGAATTCACCTGCTTCGTTAACCTCGCGCGGGACCTGTAA
- a CDS encoding NAD(P)/FAD-dependent oxidoreductase codes for MIIGTGPAGIFAALELVKKRPDLKVVMLDKGKDLRERLCLAKTNGGVCRHCNPCATLSGWGGAGAFSDGKLTLSPEVGGYLEEYVGQDHLEELITYVDGIYRDFGAPAEVYGSTDGDEYADLVRRAVFAGLRIVPVPIRHLGTGRCAEVLRRMEEYLAPQVEIRLNCPATAILAEKGRVYGVRVADGGLLRGQAVIVAPGREGAAWLRQEAKRLRLEMAVNPVDIGVRVEVPAAVLEPLTSRFYEVKAIYYSKTFEDKVRTFCMNPGGEVVMENNDGVVTVNGHTHAYRKTGNTNFAVLVSKTFTEPFKEPIAYGRHIASLANLLGNGVIVQRLGDLCAGRRTNPERLAKGLVRPTLKEATPGDLSLVLPYRHLVGIVEMLQAFDKVVPGIYARDTLLYGAEVKFYSSRLSLSPCLETRVKNLFAAGDGAGVTRGLVQASASGVVVAREILNRLGG; via the coding sequence ATCATCATCGGCACAGGTCCGGCGGGGATTTTTGCGGCCCTTGAGCTGGTGAAAAAGCGGCCGGATTTAAAGGTGGTTATGCTCGACAAGGGCAAGGACCTAAGGGAGCGCCTCTGCCTGGCAAAAACAAATGGCGGGGTCTGCCGCCACTGCAACCCTTGCGCTACGCTTTCCGGATGGGGTGGGGCCGGGGCCTTCAGTGACGGTAAACTTACGCTTTCACCGGAGGTAGGGGGCTACCTGGAGGAGTATGTCGGGCAGGACCACCTGGAGGAGCTCATCACCTACGTAGACGGCATCTACCGGGACTTCGGCGCGCCGGCGGAGGTTTACGGCTCCACCGACGGAGACGAATACGCGGATCTCGTGCGGCGCGCGGTCTTCGCCGGGCTCAGGATTGTTCCGGTGCCGATTAGGCACCTCGGCACCGGACGTTGTGCGGAGGTGCTCCGGCGGATGGAGGAGTACCTCGCGCCGCAGGTCGAGATTCGCTTGAACTGCCCGGCAACGGCGATTCTGGCCGAAAAGGGCCGGGTGTACGGGGTGAGAGTGGCGGACGGCGGGCTCTTACGTGGGCAGGCGGTGATTGTGGCTCCCGGGCGGGAGGGCGCCGCTTGGCTCCGGCAGGAAGCAAAGCGGTTGCGGTTAGAGATGGCGGTTAACCCCGTCGATATCGGCGTGCGGGTCGAGGTCCCGGCTGCGGTCCTGGAGCCGTTGACCAGCCGCTTTTACGAAGTTAAAGCGATCTACTATTCCAAAACCTTTGAGGATAAGGTCCGCACCTTTTGCATGAATCCCGGCGGGGAAGTGGTTATGGAGAATAACGACGGTGTGGTTACGGTGAACGGCCATACCCACGCCTACCGGAAGACCGGCAACACCAATTTCGCGGTACTGGTCAGTAAGACCTTTACCGAACCCTTTAAGGAACCGATTGCTTACGGGCGCCATATCGCCAGCCTGGCCAACCTGCTTGGGAACGGCGTAATCGTGCAGCGCTTGGGAGATCTTTGCGCCGGGCGGCGGACGAATCCGGAGCGGCTGGCTAAGGGCCTGGTCCGGCCCACGTTGAAAGAGGCGACGCCCGGGGACCTGAGTCTGGTCCTGCCGTACCGGCATCTGGTAGGGATCGTAGAGATGCTTCAGGCTTTCGATAAAGTGGTGCCCGGTATATACGCGCGGGACACGCTCCTTTACGGCGCGGAGGTTAAATTTTACTCCTCCCGCCTGAGCCTCAGCCCGTGCCTCGAAACGCGGGTGAAAAACCTTTTTGCGGCGGGTGACGGGGCAGGTGTAACGCGGGGACTGGTGCAGGCGTCTGCTTCAGGAGTGGTGGTGGCGCGCGAAATCTTAAACCGGCTTGGGGGGTAG
- a CDS encoding adenylosuccinate synthase has protein sequence MPAVALVGAQWGDEGKGKVTDFLAAQADFIVRYQGGNNAGHTVVVGEEEFRLHLIPSGILYPEKTCIIGNGVVIDPAVLIGEIEELTRRGVKMARLLISERAHVILPYHRMLDSAQEVWKGNGRIGTTGRGIGPAYMDKVARTGLRMIDLINPEVLRCRLEENVALKNALFERVYGTETVSFAALYETYQDYAAFLRKYVVDTGVVLHEAISAGRKVLFEGAQGTLLDIDHGTYPYVTSSNPTAGGVCTGAGVGPRVIDCVVGIAKAYTTRVGEGPFPTELKDRLGEEIRARGREFGTTTGRPRRCGWFDAVIARYAVRVNGLDYLCLTKLDVLTGIPVLKICRAYRYRGEEITNFPASLDVLTACEPVYEELPGWDEEITGARRLADLPVNARRYIERIEALAGVPVALVGVGVRREETIVCRSIF, from the coding sequence TTGCCTGCAGTAGCTTTGGTGGGCGCCCAGTGGGGCGACGAAGGCAAGGGTAAGGTTACGGATTTCCTGGCGGCGCAGGCGGACTTCATTGTGCGCTACCAGGGCGGCAATAACGCGGGGCATACGGTGGTGGTTGGGGAGGAAGAGTTCCGCCTCCACCTCATTCCTTCCGGCATCCTCTATCCCGAAAAAACCTGTATTATCGGTAACGGCGTGGTGATCGACCCGGCAGTATTAATCGGGGAGATTGAGGAACTGACGCGGCGCGGGGTGAAGATGGCGCGGCTGCTTATCAGCGAACGGGCTCACGTCATCCTGCCCTACCACCGGATGTTAGACAGCGCGCAAGAAGTGTGGAAAGGGAACGGGCGAATTGGCACCACCGGGCGGGGTATCGGGCCCGCCTACATGGATAAGGTGGCGCGCACGGGTTTGCGCATGATAGACCTTATTAACCCTGAAGTCCTCCGGTGCCGGCTCGAGGAGAATGTCGCCCTGAAAAACGCTCTTTTTGAGCGGGTGTACGGCACGGAGACGGTTTCCTTCGCTGCGCTTTACGAAACGTACCAGGATTACGCCGCGTTTCTTCGGAAATACGTGGTCGATACCGGCGTGGTGCTTCACGAAGCGATTAGCGCGGGCCGGAAGGTTCTCTTCGAAGGGGCCCAGGGAACCCTACTTGATATCGACCACGGGACTTATCCTTACGTTACCTCTTCGAATCCGACGGCAGGTGGTGTCTGTACCGGTGCCGGGGTCGGACCGCGCGTGATCGACTGCGTTGTTGGGATTGCCAAGGCCTACACGACGCGGGTGGGTGAAGGTCCCTTCCCGACGGAGCTTAAAGACCGGCTGGGAGAGGAAATCCGTGCCCGGGGCCGCGAATTTGGCACCACCACGGGGCGGCCGCGCCGTTGTGGCTGGTTCGACGCGGTGATTGCCCGTTATGCGGTGCGGGTGAACGGGCTTGATTACCTTTGCCTCACAAAACTCGACGTCCTCACGGGCATCCCGGTGCTTAAGATCTGCCGGGCCTACCGCTACCGTGGCGAAGAGATTACCAATTTTCCGGCTAGCCTAGACGTCCTGACCGCGTGCGAGCCGGTCTATGAGGAGCTGCCGGGCTGGGACGAAGAGATCACGGGAGCGCGGCGGCTCGCGGATCTTCCAGTGAACGCCCGCCGGTATATCGAGCGGATTGAAGCGCTGGCGGGGGTGCCGGTAGCGCTTGTGGGAGTGGGGGTCCGCCGGGAAGAAACGATCGTCTGTCGGAGCATCTTTTGA